The Apodemus sylvaticus chromosome 4, mApoSyl1.1, whole genome shotgun sequence nucleotide sequence TGACAACGTAGTACACAGAGCTAATCCTAGCACCCTGCAGGATGTGCTTCAGCAGAATAGGTAAGGAAAGTAGCAGAGAATTACAGAATAGACAGCGAGAGAAGGGTaagaagagcaggagagatgaACACAGAGGAAGTACCGCTTGCTCCCCCGCTCCGTGGAGTTACACCTGCTTTACAATGTAAGAATTCGCAGCATGGTCCACCTGCCCCCTTGCTTCCCTCCACCCACGCGCTCACCTGGAGTTTCTTCTCTTGATCTTTAGGGAAGGTGAATAATTACTCCTTTGGAACACGTCAAGCGAGGAAACTCTTTCCTCACTACTATCCCCCAACCTGGCTGGGGAACGCGTATCTCCCTCTTAGGGGATTGCCCCACACAGGCCCTGGATGTTATGCAGCAGCAACAGATGTGAGTATTCACCTCCTCTGGGGTGGGTCTCAGTTTCCTGTCTATGTCTTCAGAGAAGCTTACACATTCTATATTCCCTCCACTTTGAAGGCTGTTCTATGATTGCATTActgatgtttttcctctttctcctcccctccttcccttactTCCTTCTACTGGAAGTGGAATGGTTTGGCATATAACCTATCGAAAGTCCCAACCAGTACGAAAGGCTATGCTATTGGAGCCAGGACAGCTGTGAGGTTTAAGCCAATCAGCAAGGTAATGCTCTGGGATTATAAGGTGGTCCATGTGGcaaacataaatttattttgagGAATTAGCACTGTACACGGGTAGATGAttgaggagggtggaggagaaaAGCACTTCCCTCAAGAAATGGGCCAAGACAAGGCTTTAATAACCAAAAGTTAAAATATAGAACCTACGTTTATATACATCACATTATCTTGTTAGTTAAAGGGCAACTTCCAACTTTTTCACTTTGTGATATATGTGTCTGGCTAGATTTCAAgtctgagaaaaaaatcttatctttctttttctgatgcAGTTCTGAGCCTAGACTGCACCAGGCGAATGTACTTCCTCTGAGCTATAGCCCTTGACTAAATAAGCTCCTACTCTCTTGTTGGTGGTTTTGACATGAACAGTCAAGGACTGGAAATACTAACTATAAAATTCTCCCAGTGGTAGACTGTACCAACTCACATTGACTCTTTACCCATACCAAGTTTATTTCTGTGTGTTGTATATCATTCTATAGCTACACCACTCCCATACTAGGTTTTTGCCTACATGGGCCTATTTCTACATCTTGGACACACTAACTTGTATGTAGCTGATTTATAAATAGGATaaaaattattctgttttgtttaccTTAAATTATATCTTATCAAGATATAAATTATATCTTATTAAATATATCTACATCTAACCCATTAATCTTTTTGTGATTACAGGATGTGACGCCATACCCGGGAATGTATCAGAAAGTTGATACTTTGagtgaaaaacacaaaaagagcTTTGCTCCATTTAATGTATTGATGCCTCGATTTAAGAGTGAAGTAAAGGGCGATTCTTACCCTGGGTATGTCTACTGCTTACTGTACATTtcaaagggaaataggaaaagaaatatataaagcaGGAATTACATCCAAACCTTCCCAGTTAAATCTTTAAAGATTTGATATCTAactttccaggtctctggtactgtTTAATTGTAGAACTAGTTATTAATTCAATAGATATTTGCTAATGTGTCAGGCAGTTTTGTAGCTTCTACAAATCATTCAATATACCCATCAAACAGGGATCCTGATCTCTTGGAGATTATATATTAGAACTAACAAAACCAGACATAAATACTCAAGAAAATATCAACAGTAGTAAGAATGCTAACCATAGAATTTACTAGTCAAACTTCCAGGAGTGAAGTAGGCCACGTGACAGTTACTTCAGGACAGTAAGTCCTGGTGCTGTCCTATGGAGGCATGAGAATAGGATGTAGAATGATAAGCTGGAGTCTACTTTATCTGAGGTTGTTAAGGAAAACACTCAGCAAGTACTATTCAATCTGAGATCTGAGTGAATAGATTGTTTTTCCTATGAAGGTGTGACGACAGAGCATCCCAAGTAGAAAGAATCACAAGTGCAAAAACTTTCAATTAGGAAGGAATTTGATGAGGTAGGAAAGGAAAGACATTATCATGGCTAGTAtatggtgggaaggaaggaaatattcCCTCACAATAGAGTCTGTAAGAGGATTACAAACAAAGGCAATCCAAAGCTGATCTCATTGTCAAGAAAAGCAACTGGTTCTGCTTTGCTTGTCCCTAGATTGTAGGCAGGTTGTTGCTGAATATCTTTCACAAAGTTCAAATCTTGGCCAGCACTAATCTGTCATCACAGTGGGTCTCTGATCACTCACTCTTCTGGTATCCTCTGATCTGTCAGCTGAGGACACTGAGTTACAGAAATATTCTTACTAGAGTCTGTCTTTACCCATTTGGATGTCGAGGCTGGTTTTCTTTAACACTGGCAACCTAATTAGAAATAGTTACAGGGAAACGATGCTCATGTCTGCCTGACATCGAAAGGTTAGTCCTCTTTTCCCAAAGACTGGTAAGATGTTTTGTTCAGTCATCTACCATGACAtctgtctttatttctatttatttctagcCCAGGCACATACAATCCAGAGACTAAGTCAGTCCCAAAAGTTACTTGGCCAATGAAATTTGGATCTCCAGACTGGTCTCAAGTCCCATGTCTAGAGAAAAGGACTCTAAAAGCTGAGGTAATAAGATTCTTCTTTAAAACGTTGTTCTGTCTACTACATACTATATATCATTTATTCTTAGCCAGAAGTCTGTACGTGAAATTTAGATAACTCATGATCCCCTGAagttatattgtgtgtgtgtgtgtgtgtgtgtgtatcaatgtGAGAATCTTTTTGGAGAGTAATACATCTACATTAGCATTTTATAGATAATTATTACTTACCAAATATCATGTTTTATTTGTTCCTTAGATAAGGGAATAACTGCTCCTGATAATCCCTTAaagtaaacaagaaaaaatatcCTATATAACATAGGAAGATACTGAGAATAGTAATAATTAGGTGACTGGTCAGCTGCAATTCATATTTATAACTCCTGATCCACTGTTCTTTCTGACATATCACATGTGAGTCAGATCACTGCAGAACTGGGGAGCATTCTGGGCAAGAATGTAGAAAGTATCATCTGTCTTTAAACAAGATTTCTGCCTTGGGTTCCTTTATGATCTTTAGGGGTTTTCTATACAtcaatttttatctttaaaatgaatttaataatGCAATTAATTTATCTGGCATTGTTGTAAAGATTAATAACTGAGAAATATGGAAAATCATTTAATACAATACATAAGAATATATACCTAGTATGGGTTTGTCGTTATAGTTCTAGATTTATGGGTTTTTACCTAGTGGAATTGAAAAAATTATACccgtggactggagagatggctcaaccattAAAGACTAGGTTcataaccaaaaatataagagaatTATATTCGTGGATATTTGTTATATGCCTAACATAGATATATATGTTAGGATCTATGGGTAACCTAGCTAAACATACAATCCTTGCCTTCAAAATGCTAATCAACTACTCAAAATTTTCCACATAGCTACTAATTGCTAGCATGATGAACACCAGAGTATGATGTTCTCAGTTCACAAATGTTGAATCACTACACTTCAATTGTTATTGAGTCTGGCTTTACTTAGACCACAGGGTCAGTGCTGTGAAGTTTCAATTCATGTAGCCAGGAAGATCAGAACCAGAGGATTCTCACTGGGATACTAAGCTAGACAATGTTCTTTCATTGCAGCTGTCTACAGACAAGGACTTTAGAAAGCATCGTAACCGTGTGGCCTACTTTAGCCTGTATTACAAATGAGAAGTAGGCACTATCATCACATGCTCTCCTGATCACGGAGTCTCCAGAATTAAGGACATAATTGCTCTTGTATTTCTGTGTTCCTGGGTTCTCTTGTCTGCCCATTTGGTGTCCAGGGAGGGACAAGGGTCTCATAGTCACCCTCCAAATACATAAAGGCTGGTCCAGAATGTTCCTactctgtctctttgtttgtgGTCTAGTGGTCTCCGTTGGGTATCTAAccaggttgttttatttttgagaaatactCATGGATCCCTTGACTACTACTTCTAATTCTCAGGCATCTGTCTTAAATGTTCTACAACTAGCCTTGCCACTAGATAGATCTTAGACCCTATATATTAAGGGCTTAGAATTTGAGCTCacaaaatatagaaattatttaaattatgtttgGGGACTTTTTTCAAGCTTATGAGTTCTCTGGTATAGAATGGAAATTTccaagttcttttctttcttagattGACATAACActccaaaaacccaaaagttCTATTACCCATGGCATTGCTTGTTTAGCCTACGTACTGAATTCCCACTTAATGCCATGCAACTAACAAGCATTGGGAATATACTAGAAATCAACATATACCCAACCTGAATATACTAGAAATCAACATATACCCAACCTGAATATTCTAGAAATCAACATATACCCAACTGAATATACTAGAAATCAACATATACCCAACCTGAATATACTAGAAATCAACATATACCCAACCTGAAGTCTTAGAGAAATTTCACAAGCTGGCTAATAGATTGGGTCTGCCCTTCATTTAAATGGCCCCTGCAGGTTTACAAGTGAGTCTTGGGGTTTGAAATAAGAATCCATAATACCTgagcacagtggcacacatctttaatcccaacatttgagaGGGAAACGCAGAGAGAATCCTGAACAACATAGTGAggacagggctagagagatggttcagcagttaagagcactgactgctcttctgaaggtcctgagttcaaatcccagcaaccacatggtagctcacaaccatctgtaatgagatctgacgtcctcttctggtgtgtctgaagacagctacagtgtactcatatacataaaaaataaattaaaaaaaaagcatagtgaggacagccagggttatgtagaaagaccttgtctcaataaataaataaataaataaataaataaataaataaataaatctgcaaCAGTACAacagtcatgtttttttttaatttttttattcgatataatttatttacatttcaaatgatttccccttttctagcacccccactccccgaaagtcccgtaagcccccttctcttcccctgtcctcccactcaccccttcccacttccccgttctggttttgccgaatactgtttcactgagtctttccagaaccaggggccactcctcctttcttcttgtacctcatttgatgtgtggattatgttttgggtcttccagttttctaggttaataaccacttattagtgagtgcataccatgattcaccttttgagtctgggttacctcacttagtatgatgttctctagctccatccatttgcctaagaatttcatgaattccttgtttctaatggctgaatagtactccattgtgtagatataccacattttttgcatccactcttctgttgagggatacctgggttctttccagcatctggcaattagaaatagggctgctatgaacatagtagagcatgtatccttattacatggtggggaatcctctgggtatatgcccaggagtggtatagcaggatcttctggaagtgaggtgcccagttttcggaggaaccgccagactgatttccagagtggttgtaccaatttgcaaccccaccagcagtggaggagtgttcctctttctccacaccctctccaacacctgctgtctcctgaatttttaatcttagccattctgactggtgtaagatgaaatcttatggttgttttgatttgcacttccctaatgactaatgaagttgagcattttttaagatgcttctccgccatccgaagttcttcaggtgagaattctttgtttaactctgtaccccattttattttttaatagggttgtttggttttctggagtctaacttcttgagttctttatatatattggatattagccctctatctgatgtaggattggtgaagatcttttcccaatttgttggttgccgatctgtcctcttgatggtgtcctttgccttacagaaactctgtaaccttatgaggtcccatttgtcaattcttgctcttagagcatatgctattggtgttctgttcagaaactttctccctgtaccgatgtcctcaagggtcttccccagtttcttttctattagcttcagagtgtctggctttatgtggaggtccttgatccatttggatttgagcttagtacaaggagacaaggatggatcaattcgcattcttctgcatgctgacctccagttgaaccagcaccatttgttgaaaaggctatcttttttccattggatgttttcagcctctttgtcgaggatcaagtggccataggtgtgtgggttcatttctggatcttcaatcctgttccattgatcctcctgtctgtcactgtaccaataccatgcagtttttaacactattgctctgtagtattaataaataaataaataaataaatctacaacAGTACAACAGTCATGTTTTAAGTGTGTATCTACATATCTAGATACTCCAGCCTGGGAAGGCaagcccctcccttcttcttaACATTAAAGTAACTCATACATATCAAAATTAACGCTAAGTATGGCCTATTATTCTTTAATGCAGATGAGTATTTAAtttgcatgaatgtctgtgtaaCACATGCATTCccggtgccctcagaggccaaaaCATTGTCATTAGATACCCTGAGTCTGGAATTATAGACCACTGTGAgccactgggaatcaaacccaggccctctggaagatcagtcaattctcttaaccactgaaccatctcccttaCCCCAAGTGTAGCCCATCTTATCTTTTGGGAAAGTGTTTTAGGGTCCACTTGTAATCTCTTAGTAATTATTAAGGGGCAAATCTTCAAGGGTCTGGATATCCACGAGTGAGACCCAACCAAAAACAGTAGAAAAGCTCTATCCCACAGTAACCTTGAGAGCCACATAGTCGCTTTCATCTATTAAAAGGAACAGTTAGGGAAAAAAAAGCTCTTAGCTGAACAATGCCAGAGAGGTCTAATTTCTTAAGGATTGAAGTTTTCTGAAATCATAGTGGTAAAGGACAGAAATGTCTCTATTGAGAACAAaactaaatattaaaacaattatAAAGGTATCAGAAACGAAAAAGCATTTTCACTTACCCTGATTGCCTTACATAGTCCTCTctaattttttaattacttaGTTTAATTTGCAATGCTAGGCATTAAGCCCAGTGCTTTACCATGTCAGACAAGTATTCAGCCACTGAGTTAACACCCAAAGCCTCCACAGACCTCTTTTAATCTGATAACCTACAATTTATGCTTTCTGCTCAGGAAGTGTTTGATTTTATTGAGCTGAGCAAGGCAGCACATGCATGCAATTATGCTCACAAGCAGAGGGCTAAGACAGAAGGGCCATaaatctgaggctagcctgagctatgtagtgagaccttgtttcgaAAACAACCAAAAAGAGGAACAGGAAAGAGGACTTCTTATAAGATAAGGATCAGAGACCTCACTGAAACTCAGTGACAGAAAACAGTCAGGAGAGCACACAATAAGCTCTGCTCTTGCAAGGGAAAAGACCTGTAAGTGACGTTATTAAGTCGAGGTAGAGTTACAAGGAAGCAGGTGGAAGAGCTAAGAACCTTAGTCTAGACATAAGCCCCCTCTCAAGTTCCTGCTTGGAACAATGGGGCCTTCATGGGAAGTGCTGCTTCTCATGCACACCAGCCCTGCAAGGTCATAAGAGGTCAAGGTGGAAGACAAGGAAACCGTCAAGAAGGGACTTCCAACCTCTTCATCCCTGTACAACCCACAAAATGTACGTGATAGCTACAGAGACAGAGGACCACCCTCTTCTCCTCTTTCACCACACCAATTGAAGCAGAGATCTAAGAACTTTGTCTTTAAACTCACCTCAGCTGACTCCAAGCTTATTCTGtaagtattcttttttatttgattttctattAACTAATCCCTACCCTTGTATATAAGGCTAatattgattttgcttttgtttgtataTTGCACACTTAAGACTTAAGATTGTCCTGCATATTTCTCTAGCCGGTATTAAGAATACTATTATGTTATACCTATATCACATATTCTTTCCCTACTAGCTCTAGGTTGTTTCTCTTTTTACCTCTACATAGACATTAACAGAATCCCAACTTGCCCCCCACAGCTGCTTTTCTCACTTCATTTTCCTCCAAAGGCAATCTAATTCTTAGCCCTATACCAAACCACCTTATTCTCTACCATTGGAAACTAAAGTCTAAGGATATGCCATACTATCTTGTTTGTTTGCCCATCAATATTTAAGTCGAACTGTTGTTGTTAATGGACTTGAATGAGGTCTACATAGTAGAGATATCCAGCAGTTATAATTGCTTTCTTAGTTAGTATTCTACTAAGATAATGATATAAGGATTATTCACAAGCCCAGACACGAAGAATTTCTGGACTGAGAAACTGTTGCCTGAGGCACACACTTCAACTCTACCATGCAATATCCACTGCCAACTTGAACCCTGCAAATACTTCAACTAAAAAATGTAActgattgttttaaaaattagctgggtggtagtgttgcatctttaatgccagcacttaggaggcagaggcagatggatctctgagttcaaggccagactgctctacagagttccagaacagccaaggctacacagagaaaccctgtctcaaaatgaaatagaaatacaaaCAGTGAAACAACTTCAGATGCTTATGCCCTGATGCAGTAGTACAAGAAAAATGTGAAACTAAGGCAATATAGCTCCTCCAAAATTTACTAATCATACAGTAATGGCATTCAGTGACAATGAGTTAGATAAAATCCcagacaaagaactcaaagaatgATTGTAAGAAATCTTGAGGAAATTAAGTTCCTCAAGGAGAACATAAACagctaaataaaataagtaaggcAATGAAAGATTTAAAGAAGGAATGTCaatctgaaaatgaaagaaacagtAAGTCAATAAAAGATTCGTGGAGAGTCTTACAAATTGAGTGGATCAAGGAAAGGACAGAATACAGGAACGTGAACACAAGGCAGAGGAACTGGAACAAGGCAACAaggccaaaaataaaataattagaatgTATAAGTGAGAATTTCAAGTTATATATGACAATATGGAAAGACCAGGGCTAAAGGATAAGAAGAAATAGATGAGAAGAATCTTATTCTAAGCTatagaaagcattttcaaaagaatcaaaataaatttttccAGAGTTTAGGGAAAGAGATGCCATTCCAGATATAGGAGGCATTTAGGACACCAAACAGGAACTACTAGAAAAATATTACCATAtcagatttatttaaatttattttttaaaaattatttatttaaataaaattatgtatatttattaaatatacaaaattgTATATTGAAAGCGATAAGAGAAAAACAAGTCATACAAAGTTGGGCCTGTTAGAACAGCAGCAAATTTATCAGCTGAAGCATTAAAAGCTAGGAGGGCCCAGAAGGCTACATTTCATATTGTTCAAGACAAATATGAATCCAGAGTACTTTACCCAGCAAAAGTATCTGTCATAATTGAAAGAGAGGCTAAATACTTTGCATTATTAAAAATAGTGTGAATCAGTTTGTGACCATTAAGCCAGCTTCACAGAAGATGCTTGAAGGAACCCTTTAAAATGAATATAAGAGTGAATTCATTCACAAGGCcatgggaaaaataaaacattctagGGGGATAGCTAAGCAGGAGAAGACTGGAAAAACAAGCACTGCAAAGTCAGCAAACTGTCAATAGAGACCTTTTAATGATAACTTTGAATAGTacttgcactggctggttttgtgtgccaacttgacataagctggagttatcccagagaaaggagcttcaggtgaggaaatgcctccatgagatccagctgtaacgcattttctcaatttgtgatcaagAGGAGAAGACCCATTGTGAatggcaccatccctgggctggtgctcttgggttctataagaaggcaagctgagcaagccaggggaagcaagccagtaaggaacatccctccatggcctctgcatcagctcctgcttcctgacctgcttgagttcctgtcctgacttcctttagtgatgaagagcaatgtggaagtgtaagctgaataaaccctttgctccccaacttgtttcttggtcatgatgtttgtgcaggaatagaaaccctgactaagacagtagtaatctctatttttaatagaaagacagacatagaCAAGTACACTAGATTTAAAAGCAAGAATTACctctgtgggaaaaaaaaagcaacggGGTTGGGGGGGTGAGAGGAAAACAACGGCAGGTCCCGCATATGAGAGAACTCTGGCACACAGCAGAGTCCACAAAGGGGGATAGGGAAACTCCAGTAGGACCGAGCAGCACAGGTGCTGGTTCCCATGGCCTGTGGGCAGGATACTGCCTGGTTAGCAGGGAGGACTTTGCCCGGAGGGCGGGGCCTTTTGCAAGGCTGCTTGGCTGAGAAGCCACTTGGCTGTGAGAAGGCTTAGGTCCTTCCCTGgtggctggaaatgctgaggcctgctccatgctctTACGCAGCCggtttaataaaagagacagttcatagttttgatattttattattaaaaaaataaagagaaaaggaaatagggAAGTAAAAAAAGAGAAGATAGATGAAAaaaggccatgaccacatggaaaggggagaaagaaaggagagaaaggtggagcagaaagagagagagagagagagagagagagagagagtgggataAGAGAGCAAGGACGGGTGAGAAGCCTCCTTTTATAGGAAGCTGGGTTACCTGGCCATAGCCAGGTAACCaaggggcagggaaagcctggctataaccaggtgactgcagaggtggagtccagGCAGAACACTAGAGGTTTGGGGCGTGACCACACGTGACTGatagccacaggattatggagttgaccTTGCTTAACCAAGCTATAAACTGTCTCACACCACAATCCCACACACCTATCTGTTGCCTCCAAGAAATACACCCCACCATAAAATAAAGTCATTACCTTAGGATAAAAGCATAGGTAAAGGTATTTCAAGCAGCTATCACTTGttctaatatttaacaaaatatacTTCAAGCCAAAACTAATTAGAAAAGATTGAGAAGGGTACTTCATAGTACTCAAGGGAAGAATTGATCAAaagacatatttctaaatatacatTTCCTTAATAGAAGTACACccaaattcataaaacaaatGCTACTAGATATAACATCTCAGATTACCCTCAAAAGATTAGAATTAAATTACATCATAGATAAAATAAACTTAACTGACATTCTATCCAAACCACATAATGTACAGTTTTCTCAGTGGCCTGTAGAACTTTCTCTAAAATAGATACATTAGGACATAAAAGAAGTCTTAAATGTAGGGAAAATTGAGATAacttcttgtattttgttggatTTCAAGGGAATGAGACTACaaatcaacagcaaaagaaagtaAAACACCCACTGATTCCTGGAGATTAAACATCGCACAATTGAATGATTATtgttgtagagagccttattgaggtgccaagccatctggcaggaacttgatatcgaCCAATGTGaggttcctctcccagcctttgagtgggaactcctgtgtctgccataatcccctccacctagggtggagcactcagacaaaggtgaagcccattgttcttcaaggacctgcaatttcctgagaaacactagccacctgtggggcaactgaaccagttctgctgagaaacttccagcctttggggaagggttttcccctgcctgtatatttggagttcttcattaaactttgagaccttgaactgaaatgttgtcttggtcttcatctcttttttgccgccttcccatacatccccagggTCCCTTCCAGGTAACCGGTTCGATGTAACTGCGGACAGttacaagtgttttttttttttttttttgaataaaacaagaatgaaacattttaaaattcttagactcaaaataaaatgaaaacacaacatttaAAATCCCAAGAGACAAAATGCAAGCAGTCTTAAGTAATTTACAGTGCTGAATAACTACATTAAGAAAGCAAAAGACCAGAGAGGTCGGAGGACTTGAGTAGCTGGACTCTACCCCGGGGCGCTTCTCCCTGGCTGTTAATGAACTGACCAGCAGACAGGCGAAGTGGACAACAAGACGAAATTCAGGAATCTGAAGTGGAAGCTCACTTACGAACCCGAGTGCTTCCAGGAGGAGCTCAGAAAGGCACAAAGGAAACTGCTGAAGGTTTCCTTCTAGATCGACTTCTGCAGTATGAGGACGTGGATGAAGACTCTTCCAATTCAGATGCCACTGCGTCTTCAGATAACAGTGAGACAGAGGGGACACCAAGTTATCTGGCACACCAGCCCCTAAGAGGAAAAGAAGCCACCCCGATGGGAAGTGCCACATCCCCTTCCAGCTTCTCCTTGCCTCCTTCAACAGGATTTCCCTTGCAGACTTCTGGGACCCGTCCCCATACCTGAGATCGCTGGCTTCTTCCCGttaccctcccttcccttctgacTACCAGGCCCTGCAGATGCCTGAGCCTTGCTGGCTTTGGACCATGCTGGAGAAACGGCCCCGCCTACCCTGGAAACTCAAGATAGTGGTGGGATTCCCTGACTGCCCTGTTGGTGGGCTGCTGGCCTTCCCTTCCAGGGGTTCTGGTGCCAGTGTTGGGGCAGCCCTgactcccctgcctcctcccaagaTGCCTCAACATACAGTCCTGAGCACCGTCCCTCAGCAGATGTTCAGCGATGCAGGCAGCGGAGATGATGCCCTGGACGGAGATGACGACCTAGTGATCGACAGTAGCTATGCAGTGCTACCTGCCAGGCACCTCACACAGTGTTTCTCACACAGCACTCCTCCCGTGCCTGCACACTCGAGCCCACTTCCTCAAGAGATTGATGCCTGGTTGCCATGTCTCGGCCACTGACACAATCAAAAAAGGCATAAACACGCAGGAATGTCCCGAGGAAGGTGGCAGGGTCCCGCCCTTACATCCCAGCCCCATCCAGGGAACAGTTCTACGGTGGCCGCCCCTTTAGAAGAAAAGCTGTGCAGGGCTAG carries:
- the Pifo gene encoding protein pitchfork yields the protein MNTEEVPLAPPLRGVTPALQWKVNNYSFGTRQARKLFPHYYPPTWLGNAYLPLRGLPHTGPGCYAAATDWNGLAYNLSKVPTSTKGYAIGARTAVRFKPISKDVTPYPGMYQKVDTLSEKHKKSFAPFNVLMPRFKSEVKGDSYPGPGTYNPETKSVPKVTWPMKFGSPDWSQVPCLEKRTLKAELSTDKDFRKHRNRVAYFSLYYK